A single window of Jiangella alkaliphila DNA harbors:
- a CDS encoding Glu/Leu/Phe/Val family dehydrogenase codes for MTLTSLSMIDRGLTPDIAVDGSVDRAAELLELRPGVNELLKLHDRELGVQLPLRRDDGSIAVVQGYRVQHNGARGPYLGGLRFHPRADLRQTRALASLTTWRSALHGLPFGGAQGSLQLDPSDFSTTELEALTRRYALAVSHVMGPRLDIAAPDLNTDARVMAWFLDAYASRHGYAPGVVAGKPLSLGGVPSGEAGAGRGLVYVLEAAARRWGIDLGGQRVAIQGFGHVGSWVARELYVRGVRVVAVGDAGGAVLNERGLDVPELLRATAAGYSVADSGTPSQRIAPEELLTLETDVLIPAATGEVLTAFNVDGVRASIVVEGAAHPVTPEADAVLDARGVRVIPDLLAGGGAAIAAFAEWAQGVAGVPWDEQRLATELRGRIERTFAEVAEFSEEHGCSYRQAAYALAVERVAGAMELRGGF; via the coding sequence ATGACCCTCACCTCCCTTTCGATGATCGACCGCGGCCTGACCCCTGACATCGCCGTCGACGGTTCGGTGGACCGGGCGGCCGAGCTGCTCGAGCTGCGTCCGGGCGTGAACGAGCTGCTCAAGCTGCACGACCGCGAACTCGGCGTCCAGCTGCCGCTGCGCCGCGACGACGGCAGCATCGCGGTCGTGCAGGGGTACCGCGTGCAGCACAACGGCGCCCGCGGGCCGTACCTCGGCGGGCTCCGCTTCCATCCGCGGGCCGACCTGCGCCAGACCAGGGCGCTCGCGTCGCTGACGACGTGGCGTTCGGCGCTGCACGGGCTGCCCTTCGGCGGCGCCCAGGGCAGCCTGCAGCTCGACCCGTCGGACTTCTCGACGACGGAGCTCGAGGCGCTCACCCGGCGCTACGCGCTCGCCGTCAGCCATGTCATGGGCCCGCGGCTCGACATCGCCGCGCCCGACCTCAACACCGACGCGCGGGTGATGGCGTGGTTCCTCGACGCCTACGCGAGCCGGCACGGGTACGCGCCGGGCGTGGTCGCGGGCAAGCCGCTCAGCCTCGGCGGCGTGCCCAGCGGCGAGGCGGGGGCCGGACGCGGGCTGGTGTACGTGCTCGAGGCGGCGGCCCGGCGCTGGGGAATCGACCTCGGCGGGCAGCGGGTCGCGATCCAGGGCTTCGGCCACGTCGGCTCGTGGGTGGCGCGCGAGCTGTACGTGCGCGGCGTGCGGGTGGTCGCGGTCGGCGACGCCGGCGGCGCGGTGCTGAACGAGCGCGGCCTCGACGTCCCCGAACTGCTGCGGGCGACCGCCGCCGGGTACTCCGTCGCCGACTCCGGGACACCGTCGCAGCGCATCGCGCCGGAGGAGCTGCTGACGCTCGAGACCGACGTGCTGATCCCGGCGGCGACGGGCGAGGTGCTGACGGCGTTCAACGTCGACGGCGTGCGCGCGAGCATCGTGGTCGAGGGCGCCGCGCACCCCGTCACACCTGAAGCCGACGCCGTTCTCGACGCGCGCGGCGTGCGGGTCATCCCCGACCTGCTGGCCGGCGGCGGGGCGGCCATCGCCGCGTTCGCGGAGTGGGCCCAGGGCGTCGCGGGGGTGCCGTGGGACGAGCAGCGCCTGGCGACGGAGCTGCGCGGCCGCATCGAGCGGACGTTCGCCGAGGTCGCGGAGTTCAGCGAGGAGCACGGCTGCAGCTACCGCCAGGCGGCCTACGCACTCGCCGTCGAGCGGGTCGCGGGGGCCATGGAGCTGCGCGGCGGGTTCTAA
- a CDS encoding tRNA adenosine deaminase-associated protein, which translates to MSDGEGVVDFVVVAYREDGRWLLEIAPRELGHDLGKLVDLLRQRPGESGSLAFVSVDEDFFYAVRLIGGDLRLLLSDVTAATDWPMARDVVERLGLPLPDDDDAVQPAGDLTIFADLGVDPMALAAICDDLDSYPDEMLMQIAARAGFGPQLDDVLP; encoded by the coding sequence GTGTCCGACGGTGAGGGCGTCGTCGACTTCGTGGTCGTGGCCTACCGCGAGGACGGACGCTGGCTGCTCGAGATCGCGCCACGCGAGTTAGGGCACGACCTCGGCAAGCTCGTCGACCTGCTGCGCCAGCGGCCGGGCGAGAGCGGGTCGCTGGCCTTCGTCTCCGTCGACGAGGACTTCTTCTACGCCGTCCGGCTGATCGGCGGCGACCTGCGGCTGCTGCTGTCCGACGTCACGGCCGCCACCGACTGGCCGATGGCTCGCGACGTCGTCGAACGCCTCGGGCTGCCCTTGCCGGACGATGACGACGCCGTGCAGCCGGCCGGGGACCTCACGATCTTCGCCGATCTCGGGGTCGATCCGATGGCCCTGGCCGCCATCTGCGACGACCTCGACAGCTACCCCGACGAGATGCTCATGCAGATCGCCGCGCGCGCCGGCTTCGGCCCGCAGCTCGACGACGTCTTGCCCTGA
- the upp gene encoding uracil phosphoribosyltransferase, which yields MRLLAVDHPLVAHKLTVLRNVKTDSPTFRRLADELVTLLAYEATRDARVAAVEIQTPVAPTTGVKLSSPKPLIVPILRAGLGMLDGMARLVPTAEVGFLGMIRDEDTLQATTYATRLPDDLTGRQCYVLDPMLATGGTLAAAIRFLVDRGADDITAVCLLASPEGVEYLERETSELGVPVTVVTAAVDERLNEKGYIVPGLGDAGDRLYGVVD from the coding sequence ATGCGTCTGCTGGCCGTCGACCACCCTCTCGTCGCGCACAAGCTCACCGTGCTGCGCAACGTCAAGACCGACTCGCCCACGTTCCGGCGGCTGGCCGACGAGTTGGTGACCCTGCTGGCCTACGAGGCCACCCGCGACGCCCGCGTGGCCGCCGTCGAGATCCAGACCCCGGTCGCGCCGACCACCGGCGTGAAGCTCAGCTCGCCGAAGCCGCTGATCGTCCCGATCCTGCGCGCCGGCCTCGGCATGCTCGACGGCATGGCCCGGCTGGTGCCGACGGCCGAGGTCGGCTTCCTCGGCATGATCCGCGACGAGGACACCCTCCAGGCGACCACGTACGCCACCCGGCTGCCCGACGACCTCACCGGTCGGCAGTGCTACGTCCTCGACCCGATGCTGGCCACCGGCGGCACCCTGGCCGCGGCCATCCGGTTCCTGGTCGACCGCGGCGCCGACGACATCACCGCCGTCTGCCTGCTCGCCTCACCCGAGGGCGTCGAGTACCTCGAGCGCGAGACCAGCGAGCTGGGCGTGCCGGTCACCGTCGTCACGGCAGCCGTCGACGAGCGGCTGAACGAGAAGGGCTACATCGTGCCCGGCCTGGGCGACGCCGGCGACCGCCTCTACGGCGTGGTCGACTAG
- a CDS encoding NAD(P)(+) transhydrogenase (Re/Si-specific) subunit beta: MIPVWAQVCYVVAAVCFILALKGLSSPKNARRGNLVGAFGALLAVVVTFIAYDIDNLGWILLAVAVGAVGGAWGARRVAMTAMPQLVALFNGVGGGAASLVALLELRHSDLLSDGAVLASAFTILIGAVSFSGSVITFLKLQELMTGRPITFPGGPFVFGGVLVASLGLGVWMAATGSVTLAIVLALVGLLAGVLLVLPVGGADVPIVISLLNAFTGLAVAAGGYVLENALLLVAGTLVGASGTILTRAMARAMGRSVSSILFGAFKGGSTAGGGTVSDRPVRSAGADDVAIMLAYARRVIVVPGYGLAVAQAQHTIRELVDLLEKRGVEVGYAIHPVAGRMPGHMNVLLAEANVPYEQLLEMDTANGQLRTADVALIVGANDVVNPAARTSPGSPIYGMPILDADHAGAIVFLKRSMRPGFAGIENELLFDPKTTLLFGDAKASLTALVTALKSL; encoded by the coding sequence GTGATCCCCGTCTGGGCCCAGGTCTGCTACGTCGTCGCCGCCGTCTGCTTCATCCTCGCCCTCAAGGGCCTCTCGTCGCCGAAGAACGCCCGGCGCGGCAACCTGGTCGGCGCGTTCGGCGCGCTGCTCGCCGTCGTCGTCACGTTCATCGCCTACGACATCGACAACCTCGGCTGGATCCTGCTGGCCGTCGCGGTCGGTGCGGTCGGCGGCGCGTGGGGCGCCCGGCGCGTGGCGATGACCGCGATGCCGCAGCTCGTCGCGCTGTTCAACGGCGTCGGCGGCGGCGCTGCCTCGCTGGTCGCGCTGCTGGAGCTGCGCCACTCCGATCTGCTGTCCGACGGCGCCGTCCTGGCGTCGGCGTTCACGATCCTGATCGGCGCCGTCTCGTTCTCCGGGTCCGTCATCACGTTCCTCAAGCTGCAGGAGCTGATGACCGGCCGCCCGATCACCTTCCCCGGCGGCCCGTTCGTGTTCGGCGGCGTGCTGGTGGCGTCGCTCGGCCTCGGCGTCTGGATGGCCGCGACCGGCAGCGTGACGCTGGCGATCGTCCTGGCGCTGGTCGGGCTGCTGGCCGGCGTGCTGCTGGTGCTCCCGGTCGGCGGCGCCGACGTGCCGATCGTCATCTCGCTGCTCAACGCGTTCACCGGCCTGGCCGTGGCCGCGGGCGGGTACGTGCTGGAGAACGCGCTGCTGCTGGTCGCCGGCACGCTGGTCGGCGCGAGCGGCACGATCCTCACCCGGGCGATGGCCCGGGCGATGGGCCGCTCGGTGTCGTCGATCCTGTTCGGCGCCTTCAAGGGCGGCTCGACCGCGGGCGGCGGCACGGTGTCGGACCGCCCGGTCCGCTCGGCCGGCGCCGACGACGTCGCGATCATGCTCGCGTACGCGCGGCGGGTCATCGTCGTGCCGGGGTACGGGCTGGCGGTCGCGCAGGCGCAGCACACCATCCGCGAGCTGGTCGACCTGCTGGAGAAGCGCGGCGTCGAGGTCGGCTACGCGATCCACCCGGTGGCCGGTCGCATGCCCGGGCACATGAACGTGCTGCTCGCCGAGGCGAACGTGCCGTACGAGCAGCTGCTGGAGATGGACACCGCCAACGGCCAGCTGCGCACGGCCGACGTCGCCCTGATCGTCGGCGCCAACGACGTCGTCAACCCGGCCGCGCGGACGTCGCCGGGGTCGCCGATCTACGGCATGCCGATCCTCGACGCCGACCACGCCGGTGCCATCGTCTTCCTCAAGCGTTCGATGCGGCCCGGGTTCGCCGGCATCGAGAACGAGCTGCTCTTCGACCCGAAGACGACGCTGCTGTTCGGCGACGCGAAGGCGTCACTGACGGCGCTCGTGACGGCGCTGAAGTCGCTCTAG
- a CDS encoding NAD(P) transhydrogenase subunit alpha: MTEGVALLTVFVLAVFVGFEVVSKVSSTLHTPLMSGANAIHGVILVGAVIVAGTADEAGVLVVALIAVVLATLNLVGGFVVTDRMLEMFGGKPRQVPDEEGGA; the protein is encoded by the coding sequence GTGACCGAGGGCGTCGCGCTGCTGACGGTGTTCGTGCTGGCGGTGTTCGTGGGGTTCGAGGTCGTGTCGAAGGTCTCGTCCACGCTGCACACGCCCCTGATGTCCGGCGCCAACGCGATCCACGGCGTCATCCTCGTCGGCGCCGTCATCGTGGCCGGGACGGCGGACGAGGCCGGCGTGCTGGTGGTCGCGCTGATCGCCGTCGTGCTGGCGACCCTGAACCTGGTCGGCGGGTTCGTCGTCACCGACCGGATGCTGGAGATGTTCGGCGGGAAACCGCGTCAGGTTCCCGACGAGGAGGGCGGCGCGTGA
- a CDS encoding NAD(P) transhydrogenase subunit alpha: MKVVVVAETRDHERRVALVPDLVGRLTSAGLEVAVESGAGRGALHPDEAYEAAGATIASGDVLAGADVVLSVQPLPPDRLAALRGGAVTVSLLPATQELDVVRAARDAGVTAFSLELVPRISRAQSMDALTSQALVGGYRAVLVAAEKLPRFFPLSMTAAGTIPPAEVLVLGAGVAGLQAIATARRLGARVQAYDVRAASADEVRSLGAKFVELDLPSLEGAGGYAREMTEERAQLQRDLLAPHVSASDVLITTAAVPGRSAPLLVERPAVEAMRPGSVVVDLAAESGGNVEGSVAGAEIVVGGALLWGGLNVPSQLPVHASRLLAANIVNLVLLMTADGKVTPDFADEIVDGAAVTHDGVVRHTPTRELLEAE; the protein is encoded by the coding sequence ATGAAGGTCGTCGTCGTTGCCGAGACCCGTGACCACGAACGCCGGGTGGCGCTTGTCCCTGACCTTGTCGGCCGACTGACCAGTGCCGGCCTCGAGGTCGCCGTCGAATCCGGGGCCGGTCGGGGCGCGCTGCATCCCGACGAGGCGTACGAGGCGGCCGGCGCGACCATCGCAAGCGGCGACGTGCTCGCCGGCGCCGACGTCGTGCTCTCTGTGCAGCCGCTGCCGCCGGACCGGCTCGCGGCGCTGCGCGGCGGCGCCGTCACCGTCTCGCTGCTGCCCGCGACGCAGGAGCTGGACGTCGTCCGCGCCGCCCGCGACGCCGGCGTGACGGCGTTCTCGCTGGAGCTGGTGCCGCGCATCTCGCGGGCGCAGTCGATGGACGCGCTCACGTCGCAGGCGCTGGTCGGCGGGTACCGCGCGGTGCTGGTCGCGGCGGAGAAGCTGCCCCGGTTCTTCCCGCTCTCGATGACCGCCGCCGGGACGATCCCGCCGGCCGAGGTGCTGGTCCTCGGCGCCGGCGTGGCCGGGCTACAGGCCATCGCGACGGCGCGCCGGCTCGGCGCCCGGGTGCAGGCCTACGACGTCCGCGCGGCGTCGGCCGACGAGGTCCGCAGCCTCGGCGCGAAGTTCGTCGAGCTGGACCTGCCGAGCCTCGAGGGCGCCGGCGGCTATGCCCGGGAGATGACCGAGGAGCGCGCCCAGCTGCAGCGCGACCTGCTGGCGCCGCACGTGTCCGCGTCCGACGTGCTGATCACGACGGCGGCCGTGCCGGGCCGGTCCGCGCCGCTGCTGGTGGAGCGGCCCGCGGTCGAGGCGATGCGGCCCGGCAGCGTCGTCGTCGACCTCGCGGCGGAGTCCGGCGGCAACGTCGAGGGCAGCGTCGCCGGCGCGGAGATCGTCGTCGGCGGCGCCTTGCTGTGGGGCGGGCTCAACGTGCCCAGCCAGCTGCCCGTGCACGCGAGCCGGCTGCTCGCCGCCAACATCGTGAACCTCGTCCTGCTGATGACGGCCGACGGCAAGGTCACGCCAGACTTCGCCGACGAGATCGTCGACGGCGCCGCCGTCACCCACGACGGCGTCGTCCGGCACACCCCGACCCGCGAGCTGCTGGAGGCCGAGTGA
- a CDS encoding glycoside hydrolase family 16 protein, giving the protein MRVRAFITLVLAGSLPPIIGGLPALAEAEVLAAPPDYALSWADEFNTTSVDTTRWSFRTNTPWNAWSTQRPENVTVGGGAMTVHLCPVGRSGPGCTQTFATTLYTGGGLISKDRPRYGYYEVRARTNVGSGWHTAFWSARQGGTGPRTEIDGFEIDSHVPDQIRHNVIAWDHGGTLTSKIYGVGFDSSADWHVYGYEWTEDSLRFYVDGTLKWSTPYAAGTYAHDFPNVWLTAIAIDLNDSPGVDDSALPGRVQFDYVRFYERDAYGDNNTPTGGYAESGTGWADSSLPAFGRLTNRFTCDPGTSAHWTVRPPATGTYRAYFYRVGGTGGQADAPVTVADGGTTLATAPVNFSTTGNAWVPVGGTLSLTEDRPYTVRVARTGAGCIRADAVKFVRQ; this is encoded by the coding sequence ATGCGGGTCCGTGCGTTCATCACTCTGGTTCTGGCCGGGTCGCTGCCGCCGATCATCGGAGGCCTGCCCGCGCTGGCCGAGGCCGAGGTCCTCGCGGCACCACCGGACTACGCACTGAGCTGGGCCGACGAGTTCAACACGACCTCCGTCGACACCACCCGCTGGAGCTTCCGCACGAACACGCCCTGGAACGCCTGGAGCACGCAGCGGCCCGAGAACGTCACCGTCGGCGGCGGCGCGATGACCGTGCATCTGTGTCCCGTCGGCCGGTCCGGCCCGGGCTGCACGCAGACCTTCGCCACGACGCTCTACACCGGCGGCGGGCTGATCAGCAAGGATCGGCCTCGCTACGGCTACTACGAGGTCCGGGCGCGCACCAATGTGGGCAGCGGCTGGCACACCGCGTTCTGGTCGGCGCGACAGGGCGGCACCGGGCCGCGCACCGAGATCGACGGCTTCGAGATCGACTCGCACGTCCCGGACCAGATCCGCCACAACGTCATCGCCTGGGACCACGGCGGCACGCTCACCAGCAAGATCTATGGCGTCGGCTTCGACAGCTCGGCGGACTGGCACGTCTACGGCTACGAGTGGACCGAGGACTCCCTCCGGTTCTACGTCGACGGCACGCTGAAATGGAGCACGCCGTACGCAGCGGGCACCTATGCGCACGACTTCCCCAACGTCTGGCTCACCGCGATCGCCATCGACCTCAACGACAGCCCCGGCGTCGACGACAGCGCGCTGCCCGGCCGCGTGCAGTTCGACTACGTCCGCTTCTACGAACGCGACGCCTACGGCGACAACAACACGCCCACCGGCGGGTACGCCGAGTCCGGCACCGGCTGGGCCGACTCGTCCCTGCCCGCGTTCGGGCGGTTGACCAACCGCTTCACCTGCGACCCGGGCACCTCTGCGCACTGGACGGTCCGGCCGCCCGCCACCGGCACGTACCGCGCCTACTTCTACCGGGTCGGCGGCACCGGCGGGCAGGCCGACGCCCCTGTGACCGTGGCCGACGGCGGCACCACGCTCGCGACCGCCCCGGTGAACTTCAGCACCACGGGGAACGCCTGGGTGCCCGTCGGCGGCACGTTGTCGCTGACCGAGGACCGCCCGTACACCGTCCGCGTCGCCCGGACCGGCGCCGGCTGCATCCGCGCCGACGCCGTCAAGTTCGTCCGCCAGTGA